A region of the Procambarus clarkii isolate CNS0578487 chromosome 29, FALCON_Pclarkii_2.0, whole genome shotgun sequence genome:
AATGATACTAGGCTAATTAATTCTTTTAAGGGGAAGGGGCCCTTCAGCAGCTCCATGAGCTAAGCATTGGTCCAACCAAACTTAGGGAAAATGCACCCAGCCTCAGAAGCCCACCTTTGTCTACCAGGAACCAGGATCACAATCTGACTCCACAAGGCAGGATAGCTTGGGGGATCAGAAAGCATGAGTGCAATAAAGCAAGCACCGCTTGACGGAAATTAGGTGTCTAAAGGTTACGAGGTAAACAGTTGTTATGGTATTAATGCCCTAACAGCGAGGCACCTGGCTACCAGGTGGCAGCGCAGGTCACCTGGGATTTCGGCCAGTATGAATGGTAACTTAATGACTAATATCAtggtttttattttttatatgtatGGTGTTGCAACATTAGCAGAAACAGTTGGGGCATTATATTATATAAAAGTGTCATGCAAATTCCTCCTAGAGGCTTAGTTTCAACGAATtcgggttggtcccatatagtttgTTGAATGAAGGTTCCACTGTATTCACACGTGCTTTATATTAATACAGTATCTACATGTTTATGCACTGATGCAAACCACTAAGCAGTTCTGGCAAGTGATAATCTCTTAACCCTGTGGTCAGCTTAGTGCCACACATCTTGCTCCAAGATGTAAGTACTATACAGCGTAATAATGGCTAAAACCTTGTTTTATTCTCCAAAGAACATAATattgtgtgcatattagtgagaaATGTATTGTATTTTGTGTATTGATGTTCTACGTGTTTTATTAAAACAATTTCACAAATTACACACTATTGCATAATATAATCACTGCTATATTTCCTATCTCCACCACAACTAAAGTAAGctacatatatattttgtaagtgccCATGAGCAAGGGGATGCATCTTAACATTAGAAAGTTTTTTTTTCTCCCGTCGCCATGGAGTTGCCATGTGAAAAGGGTTAAAGTTAAGATGGTTCCATTATATGGAGATGTCACTGTATACTAGAATTGGTatgttgtactggtattgtacatgaCAGTAGTTTGGGGTCAAAGCCTTGCAGGAATTTTGCATTATCAGCTGCAGTACATTTTACATATTAAATAGAGGCTACTGTACAATTTTTTTTTGCTGAAAAATTGTACATTCTAAACATATAGTAAGTAGTACCTAATCTGGAATTATTTGTTGTTAATTATAACCATATTTCTAAATTTTGGGTAATTATGTTACAGGTGCAGATGTCAAATCCATAaaaaaattagtaattaatttTAATGTGTTATCCGTAACAAATAAGTTATTTTAAGGCAGTATTTTCTGTAATGTTTCTAAACTTCATTTTTTTATTCCCCCCATGACATTATATAGCTGAAATCATCAAGCACCATTTTAGATGTTAAGAAATGTGTTCAGCAGCAAAAGAATGTTCTACACCCGGGGAGACAAGAAGTCAGGCTGGAGCAGAAGGGCAAAGGCAAGTTCATTCTGAAGCTTTTCCAGTAACATCAACAAAATAGTGTGATTTGTATGTAAAATAATACTTTAGTTACTGGGAATTTCCATGTATTATAACTTTCACTGTCTCAATGTTATACCATTATTTACCAATTCTCAAAGTATTCTATGGTTCAAATTGAATAGAAAGCTTTAGCTGTAAAGTAAAGTTACAGATGTATGTAATTTTAATAAACAAAAACTCTTACAGGTTTGAAAGATACTGATGTCCTTGAAAAACTTGGTATCAAGTCAGATGACAGATTGTATGTGAAAGATTTAGGCCCACAAATTGGCTATAAAACAGTCTTTATTGCCGAGTATGCTGGTCCATTGTTGCTCTACCTGTGGATTTATCAGCGGCCATGGCTTTTTTATGGCGATAAAGGAAGCTCAGCACTAGTTTCTTCATGCACTCAGTAAGTGATTCTCTGTTAGCAactacaaatatatattttttttttataatcggTTGGGAGTGGTATAAAGTAAATTTAATTAATAAGAAAGGTGAACCGATGCTGCATGGTTTTGATTTGCATCCTTTGTTCTAAAAATAGGTTTAAAGGtattatctaaataataccatttacatatattttgacattttttagacgatgctgtggtcacaagttgaacagcaatgcagttagctcatgctgtgtgccccAGCCTTGGTTACTCACTCGGTATTGAGGCGCACAAAccagagaatattgcccacgattttgttttaaaatggcggctgtttacaAGTCctaaggaagctgatgtgaatccCGTGTAGCTGCAGGATTTTTAAATCTTGCATGGTACTTTAAAATATATGAAGTGCGCCATTCAGCAACATTTACTCAAATTTTATATTTCTACTCGCAATCACTGTTTTCAGTAACTAAATTACATAGGCACTTTTTTCAACTAGCTATAAAattgggtccccccccccccatcccaggcTTCATTTTCATCTTGAGACATTATCTCAAACTGTTATGACTCCATGCATCAGAACAGTAAACCAATTATAATTCTGCTGAATAGTCACTTTAGTAGCAAAAGTGTAAACTCAAAACTATTGATTTTTATAACTACAGTATATAAATTATttctaatactgtatatatatatatatatatatatatatatatatataaatatataaaatgcatGTTTTTCTTTTTATTACTAAGAATACATTTTTTTCAGCATTGCTGCTGGTTGCTGGACATTTCATTATGCAAAGCGGCTTCTTGAAACCCAGTTTGTCCACCGGTTTTCTCATGGTACAATGCCTTTGTTCAACTTGTTCAAGAATTGTGCATATTACTGGGGTTTCACTGCATATGTTGCATACCATGTCAACCATCCCCTCTTTACAGCCCCATGTGATCTGCAGATTTATTTAGCTTTGGCTGTATTTTTGGTAAGTACCAGTATAAAGTTACAAAAATATTTCTTGCTAGGTAATGGTAATGTGGTCTTGTTCATTTTTTAACCTAGTTTCAACTGCCATGGTACTCTTCagtttttatatactgtactgtgttggtttgaggccaatcaACCACTgtgttatgaggccctctcgtccagctcctcctttatatagtagtaatggcttaGCACTTCCTCATGATAATtaccttatctcctcctttgtccatgtgtgtgCTGATGGACTGTAGGCATTTGATTATTAGACCAGGTGATCAAGAATACTTTCCTAGATTGGCTGTGTTCAAAACATGCCTAAATAATACCACTTGTAATACTACTATGGTTTTAAATACTTAATTATTAGTTTGAaagaaagcttgaatggtccccaagcataaatCACTTACGAACTCTCACCCGACCAGGGTTTGAACTTGCATTACCGGGGCTCGTCCCCTGGCATACACAGTACCATAACCATTTCACCAATGACTGCCTTGTGGTGCCCAAATTGCACTACAAGTGTTGCTGGGATTGGTCAGTCATGGAGCTCGGCTAAAGATCTCCatggactgaccaatccttataggcaATCGCTGGTGAAGTGGTTATGGCACTGTGTACACCAAAAGGTGAGCCCTGGTAATGTGGTTCAATCCTAGGTTAGGTCATAGTTCTTAAGTTAATCATTAGGTTTTTGTttttgatttaataaaatataatatttatacaTCTGTATTGACTTTATACCCTTAAAAGGTGTGTGAATTTGGAAACTTCAGCATTCATGTGGCACTCCGTAATCTACGACCCCCAGGATCTAAAGAACGTAAGATTCCATACCCTGACAGTAACCCAATGACACTACTCTTCAATGCCGTCTCCTGCCCTAATTATACATATGAATTTGGATCATGGGTGGCATTTACTGTCATGACTCAATGCTTACCAGGCAAGTAACACTTTTCTGTAGAAACTTTTGATGTATAAATTATTTTTAATATGGTTGCAAATATAAACTTGAGAAGCTATATTTTCTGTGCTAATTCTTCTCTTAACCGTGAATACTGTATGGATTTAAAGGATGATTATGATCCTGAAGGCGAAGGTAGCTCTTATCAACTGCACCACAAGGTCTTAATAAGAAAGGATTCCAGAAGCAACTAACTGCTGCCCAGCTGGAATTTTAAGCCTTTCCAGGCTGCCACTAGAGTGCAGAGGAATTTAATGATCCACACCCACATCATATTAATCCTTCCTTAATGAGGCTCTTTGTGGCACAGTTGATGGCGCTACCGTCTCCCACTCCTTGTGTTGGTGGTCCGAGACTCTAGTGCCccacaggtgaatggaatgttatcTACAGTACTTTGGTTGACAGTATAATtaattatattcatatatatatacagtatatactctATAAAATACACACCATTTATTTGTTTTTGAAAACCTTTTTATATCGGGAAATTTGCAAGATAGAGCACTTGGCAAGCAAGTCACAAATCTGCAGAATTAAATGGTTTATTGGAAGCAGAGGGGGAGGGCCACtatcaaaaatatattttattcagTTTTTGGCAGATTAACTATCTATAATGGGACAAATTTTatcattaaattatatttttgtaGCAAGATTAttgtagtacagtactgtattgtatagGCATTGATGAAGTGAAGTTTGCCTGCAGTCTTTGTGCTCTTTCATACATTGCACTCGCTATTCTTCATTCAACAACACTATATGCAATTGAGGGGGGGGTCATCACATGTACAGTGTGTATTTTTTACCTTGAAACTTCATAAATATAAAGTACTTTCTTGGATATGCAGAACTTTAAATTAGTAACTAAGTAAAATTATTTCCTTCCATTGCCATAGCAAGTCGTATAACTTTGGCCAGACTCGGCCAGGATAAACCAAAACACGTCATATTACGTTGGCAGTCGCCTAAGGGTTAAGGGGTTTGAGACCATATCCAATAATTGTCAAAGGGCAATAACAATTTAAGACTTCGTCAAACGTTTGTCAGGAACTGTCTTTTATTTATATAGTTCATATATTGATGCCCATCTTCAGTGATGATGCAGGGTTGCAAGAATTTTGTGTAGTAGAATATTAAGATAATCATCTGAACACTGCAGACATTCTAGATTCCATAAACTGTACAGGACTGTGTGTGATTATGCATGTTGTGTACAGGACTTATCCTGTGACTCAAACAAATAATTTTCccattttgttaattttcagctgGAATGTTTGCTCTTATTGGATTTTATCAGATGACCATGTGGGCTCTGGGTAAGCATCGCAGCTACAAAAAAGACTTCAAGAATTACCCCCGAAGGAAAGCAATCCTTCCATTCCTTCTTTAAATACTGCTGtgaagtacagtatatatatatatactggtgagGAGGGGTTTGTGTTTTTTGGATATTACTGAAATTTTATCCAAATACTGTACTGATTTCCATTTGACATACACAGTGTACTGTAATTCTAGTTCACATATCGAATTTTGTTATGTCTTCATTCTTATACAGCACTACATACATGGTAAGTTTCCTGTATGATCGTTGGCAGCTATTGATGCTGCCAACATATTTAGTAATCATCTTTTATAGAAATATGCATTCAGAGAACATGACTTGTATGAAAAGACACATGAGGATAATCCCTATTCATATTaggctggccccccccccctccccactgttCCTTGGCCACCTGGTGACCATTAGGGTACTATTTTAATATATAGCCGCCCAAAAAATGTAAATCTCCCAAAAGTCAATATACATATTTAAACACCAATAGCTAGTTATGATCACTGGTTGTATTTATAACAATGTCTTGGAAATGCATGTACTGTTACTGTGGTTTGTGGTTACTTGGACCATGTTATCTATTAGAAAATTGACTGCAATTTTTAGCTGCACAGCTAGAAAGAGCAAGGTTTTCTAAAGATGTAAAAGAAAATGTAGCTTCTCCAAATTTACTTGTTTGGcctgtgtgggggaggtgggggtgaagCTGAAAATGGTGACACAGCCAAAGGGTTAGCAGTTAAATGTGGGCAATCCAGTGAAATTAAGTTGTCAGGAAATATTTTATTTTTGGCACATAATTTACTATATTAAGCAGTTGTAATGTGCTAATTTACATGaacaatataaatttatataattgtgTCTGGTCTGAACACATTGTAGGTTCTTTGATAAGCTAAAGAATTTTGTTTGACTTTAAGCATTGTGTAGAACTACAGTGTCTAAGATAATTGTGATTTGAAATTTTGTACAATTACACTCAACAATATTTGGTCAGTATTAAAAATTTCAAGATTTAAATTTGCATTTTTTATTCGCCTGGTCCTATGAAGCAGTGGGGTAGTGATGTAGATGGCCGTTGTAATTTGTTGGTGCTTATCTGCGattacatatatatacgtattgACATGAAACGGTATCGCAGATGTAATGTGGCCCTCGCTCTTATCGAAGAAAAACAAGTGCTGCTTTGGCCCTTGCAGTGTGAAAAGTTGCACAGGAGATAAAAAAAATAGACAAATGAACAActaataaatttaatataatcATAAACATTAATAAACTTGAAAATTAACTGAACCCTGTGACAAATTTGGCGATTATACAAGAACATATAAAGCACATTGACGTTAACACAATAATTAAGGGTGATCTGCAATAtttatacaacaccacaacctgtAAGGGACTAGTGGAGGCAGTAGTTTGTTCCCAGAAGCACCAGAAAAGATGGCTTCAGTGGGTGtaatctagtgtgtgtgtgtgtgtgtgtgtaccccctgCTGGTCAGGTCATGTCCTGTGTTAACAATGTCGGTAATGAGAGAGTTGTAGTGTAACCACCGCTAACTATTCACCAGCGTGCACACCTGGCTGGGGGTCATGGAGCTTCTGGAGTGTGACtcgatttttttttactttgtttTACTTGAATAAAGTTGTGCTTGAAACTTGACTGAAAGTATTATTTTAAGCACCAAACAATagctacaaaaaaaaaatcactgatgtactgtactgtatattgatGAAAGATCCAGTTGATTTTCTCACCAATGATagccatttgcatgtttatgcagGTCAAGTTTTCATAGACAAATTAAAATGACCTTTAGTACTTACCTTGTGCTAGTGGTGCTCAAGTTTGTGGTTCTGCCTCTTGTTTCAACACAATTGGTATACAGTTACAGTACTTGAGTAATATTTCGTCCTGTCCTCtaaattttgaagcaaaattttaTGACCACTCACCTTGAtgtatagtgttagtggctcttttttttttttaatagattTGGGGGGAGTACAAAAAAACTCAGGCATAACGGTAATGGTCAAGTTATACATGTAAAAATAATGAAACCAGTAGAATGTTAAACCAATAAGGAAAGTAGTGCACCCTTCTAAACCAAACATTGTATAACGAATCCCTCTAAACCACTGCAaactgggggaagggggaggttctttttccaatatatatatataggggggctaTAAGTTGAGGCAGTGACCAGGTTATGATACCAGATGGGGTTCTTTACAGAGTGTAGAGGGGCCATAAATAGACGCTACAGTATATGATAAAAGTGGTAATGACTGAGGAGTGTTAGGGTACCATTGCTCTAAACAAACCAAATCCGACTACTGAAATTTGAAATAGTTGAGTTAATGTAAATTTTTCGTTTTTGCAAATTTACTTATAAATTTGGAAAATACAGTAATGCATTTATATtttggaaatattttgctgtttgtaCTGTAGTATAAATTGTGCAAATGAGTTTGAGGTTTTATTATCCAGACCTACTGTGAGAGCACACACTCCTTCgtctccctccctgtccttccTCTTTTTCCCACCCACttttcccccctcctcttcctcttttctACCTTCTCTCAGAAAATTTATTTTTAAGTACTTAAACAATGGTACGGGtgtctcagaaaatatattacaaAGGACTAACAACTCTAGGGGAAAATAGACCAAATATTTGACACCTAACGCCATGAAATTTGCCTGGGGGTCTAAAAATGCCAATATTTCTTGAAGCATTAAAGTTAAGCCAACCCTGACTAGTTTAGGTCTGTCTCATACTCCAGTCCATTCCccatgcaaagttgggtgaggctaacccTACGAGTCTGACCTATAGCCTTGGACAGACCTTCACTCTCATGTATATACACAGTATTGATTGGCACTTCAAGGTTAATACAGTAACTTCATGTATGATCAATACAGAGCATTTAGTGCCAATGCTCCTCGATGTCATGGTATACATAAGCAAGAATACTATCTCATACGGCCAGAACTAGAGGGCACTCGAGATGACTACGATATAAGATATGCTTGCCTGATCCCACCGTTACATCAGATGGTTTCATCGTCAAGGCTGCCTCCCATATACTtttgtaggagggggggggggtacctgggATTGACCGGGGTCTGTTTtccatctgtctgtctctctctccattcATCAGTCTATCCATCTATTCTTCATCTGGACCTATTATCCATCAATTTATatatccatctagctttctacTCGTATATCTATCGATTTACCTGATCATCGTTCTATTCAGGCATCCATTTGTCTATCCATTCATCCGTTTTATCTACTCATCTATTCATCCATCCTCCTATATCTACCAATCTATCAACTCCATTTATCCTAGCCATCAATCTGTCTATATATCCCTCTATTCATCCATCTGTCCATCCACCCATTTATATATTCAtgtatttatccatccatctacttatcAATCCATTCATGTATCCATCCTTCTATCTAACGATCCATCCattaatctatctatccatctatatacAGTATTCATCTCGTTCTATCCGTCCATTCATATATTCATCCATTCATCAATGTACCTATCTACTTTGAAAATCATTTTGTGGCAATGGAGTGACTCGGACTCTGCAACTCGcagttgcaattttctagcaaccGCGAAACTGCAATAATTTCCAGCATCTTCAGTTGCAAATTATTAGGAACTACAGTTGCACAACATTCCATGCAACTtgcttatgcccgaaacgctttgcgtaatagtggctttaggcattgtatgtactagccctaactataaatccatcactctttgtaaaatctcttttatgtatgtaccttacctaaataaacatttttattttttttttaacttgcagttgctaatattttattattaatcatttaAATTGATAAAAAGGTACCGCCTTTTATGTTTGTTTTCACTCGAGGCACAaaaatactgctaggtgaacagaggcattaggagaAATGAAACGCCCAGCAAAGTGTGCTGCTATCCTATTCTATATTAGAAGGTTACAGATGCCTAGGTGTGGGGGTTTATTAGGCGtctggggaagaggagggggagggaggatatTTGAGTggtgtattcacgtagttgtgcttgcaggggttgagctctgctctttcggcccgcctctcaaatgtcaatcaactgttactaactactactaactatttttttccacacacacccacacccaggaagcaacccgtgacagctgtttAACACcacggtaccaatttactgctagataacaggggaatcaggggtgaaagaaactctgctcattttgtTTCCgttggcgccgggaatcgaacccccggCCCTCAGGACtatgtatccagcgtgctgtccactgagCCACCAGCGTCCCCAAGgtgtggatgaggtactggggtgGGAGGATTTTTGTGGGGGATTTTCATGGGGGGTTAGGTGATGTTTAAAGGGGGTGGGATGCTGTTTTCATGGGCTGGCTGGGGGTGGGAGTTGCAGCAGTGGCCGTCCACCACTATCAGTGTACTGAGGACAGTGAAGCTGGCAGGATGACGGCTCCGCTCCGCTTTGGTGGTCGTGTGGCCATAGTCACGGGAGCTGGGGGCGGTAAGTTTTAAAAAAAGCTAAAACGTATATGAATAcaccctggcttcctgtccccccgactCAATGAACTATTATCTTGCGCTACCCACTCCCCCATTATTTGTGTCTAAGACATGCAACCTCACCATTGCAATCACTTCTATCAACTTGTATCATACTTATGTTTAatgcaaattttgctacaatgtacctattaataatcctcaaattttactacaatgtatctaataatgttcttcattttttttttatataatctgTGTATCAACCACTACAAATTACCTCAAtcccatcatcactcagcaaaaatctgctgtcagaacaataacaaactctgctttcagacaacactcagcccccctgtttaaatccctaaacatgctaaacatatattcactccacacattctcttgtgccatttacatgtacaaaaccttcgtAAATacaaatcctgatctgaaactcatcgttgacagatgtaatagaacccataatcaccacaccagaaataaatatctctttgatattcccagagtcaaactaaatctgtgtaaacacactatacaaataaagggacatggtctatggaactcacttcccACTTCCACAGGTTCAAGCGATGCgaggatgcagaaatcttgaATTAGAAACTGGAGACAAGTCGAAGAggggaaaaaaaatatttttctaTATATAGGCCAAGGAACGTTCCATAATttgtattgctaatgttaacattgtctatcagaagctgaattgcatttgttgatattcttccaaataaaaaaaatgtaggTTTTTTCTGTTTAGTGTGagcttgttggttgacatccatgagtggactttttattAACTAGTTATTtagaacattatttagtgtgtgtgttggttgggggGTCTGAGTTGATTTTAcccgaatttacctgagggccattaatactagtggcctcgatgacgacaggaagccggaggcttgtcaaaggttcccccatttgccctgataatCTTTTCTAGCTGTATTTTAAAATccagcagagttttggcgtttactgCTTCGGTAGGTAAGCGGTTCCAcaggtttacaaccctatgggtgaaaaagcatctcctgttttatgtcctacattgtggcttgttgagcttgaacccgttgctcctcgttcgtatTACATCTGATCTTTTGCATGAAATTGTCAAATCATGTCATGGTTTGCAGTGTTTTTAGCACAGTGGCCCTCAGCCGTCCCTGATACGAGAGGTaactaagctctggtatgatttttgttgcccggtgttgcaccttctccagagcagctatgtctttctgaagatgaggtctccatgccaaAGGtattatcgtcagcaaatagtatagggTTTAAGAATGTTAAAGACAttaagcagatcattgatgtataaaagaaaaaagagaggtcctaggatgctgccctgtggaactcctacggttaatggtagagtggggaaagttgtatcattgatggcttcatattagtGTCTGTAAGATAGGATTGAATATAGTTTATGGCATGGCCTCAgattccataatggtgaagtTTGGGTAAGTAGTTATAATtagcagtatcaaaggcctttctcaggtcaatgaagagttcaattggaaaatcatttttgtcaagggctgtgtagattatatcaagcagactaataattgaatcgttgtgtttactagttgtttactagttgtgtttttgcgggggttgagctttgctctttcggcccgcaatcaactgtttactaactacttttttttttttttttttctctccacaccacacacacacaccccccaggaagcagcccgtgacagctgactaactcccaggtacctatttactgctaggtaacaggggcacttagggtgaaagaaactttgcccatttgtttctgcctcgtgcgggaatcgaacccgcgccacagaattacgagtcctgcgcgctatccaccaggctacgaggccccacattGCCTACCACGATGCCTACCACATCGTTGGTAgcctttgggagcggaagccaaactggcagggacttagGTTGAGGAATTTTACGAGATATGAGAAGAGCTGTTTGCAAATAATTTTTTCaactatttttgataatataggtagatttgatattggtctgtaattgtttatgacTGCCGTATCGCCTGCTttgtgaactggcgttactcgcgCTTTTTTTTTAAAGATATTAGGGAAAGTTTGACACTCAAGAcatttgttgaatagcagagctgtgggtggtgcaagggcatggggcccgtaacgctatgcgtgttggaggctttgcatgaatgtgaaaataccaatcttatctaATATCACCAACCAAATGTACTTTCTtgcaaaaaattattattattataattattaatatggGAGGCACTCTTACATATCATTGATGGTatttatccatcaatgtatctatCTATCTTGTCTCTGAAAATCCTTTTGTGGCAGTGACTTGGACTCtcgttctggtgattcccagacgcTTTGCCTTAATCTTGCCGTTTGGGTGCAATGTTATCACTGCAATTATCTTCCtactccagtatatatatattttttattaacacatctaggtacatctgcatttgtgcagctactgtAGGCtacatgaagggaagtacagtgccaaaaagctaactacgtgatgctaaaatccccatcacacaggatggttaatcatacaaaggcatgtgataagtagtctgtactggcagactctgggtgcattaaaaGGATAACATCATGAACACAAGAATGAATAAGGTAACAGTGATACTAGAATTAAGTCtctatctcgcaggatggttagtcatacaggtccatatgttcagtagtagctgtactggcaaattttgggtgcattatgaggatatcttcaagaacacgagagtgaatacagtaattacaaagctccaggtatctaatgccaacgggtctgataactgggcagtCTATGTTACGAAACATTTAGCGATAAACTCTACGTATTTTGAACACCACATTTAAAATCACGATTTCATTTAAAAAAAGCTAAAACATTTATTTTCGCCCTACCTCCGGCCAGTCCATGTCCATTCCGATCTGGGGTACG
Encoded here:
- the Sc2 gene encoding probable very-long-chain enoyl-CoA reductase art-1, translating into MKGESRAEVMSSARPVGRQQRPEAVMEIEKVDIYNAKSGKFVTSVCGLKSSSTILDVKKCVQQQKNVLHPGRQEVRLEQKGKGLKDTDVLEKLGIKSDDRLYVKDLGPQIGYKTVFIAEYAGPLLLYLWIYQRPWLFYGDKGSSALVSSCTHIAAGCWTFHYAKRLLETQFVHRFSHGTMPLFNLFKNCAYYWGFTAYVAYHVNHPLFTAPCDLQIYLALAVFLVCEFGNFSIHVALRNLRPPGSKERKIPYPDSNPMTLLFNAVSCPNYTYEFGSWVAFTVMTQCLPAGMFALIGFYQMTMWALGKHRSYKKDFKNYPRRKAILPFLL